A single Lactuca sativa cultivar Salinas chromosome 8, Lsat_Salinas_v11, whole genome shotgun sequence DNA region contains:
- the LOC111885774 gene encoding protein LURP-one-related 5: MSRIHPSLENKSGLNRLTSDDHDHLDPVPVPVSSPKHTTLTVWKRSSMSFHGTDGFTVYDRNGKLAFRVDNYSRNSHVRSRWSCSSVNTHGGAGCGGGGGGGALVLMDGSGIPLITLKPQIFSIQNQWNGCIYREDDNISSKSNRRIFMMRRPSSSMMVLGRTKNEQDECEAEVFFTGTTTEHQNHHHAESETGGGGGCDSRKLLRKPDFRIEGSFWNRNCKIKSTGSGEVAAQIMRKRTAPGAAMMSGGSSSTGSTIILSEEVFTLVVNPGFDPQLIMAFVVVLDRICFKPFFTHLMC, translated from the exons ATGTCTAGAATTCATCCATCTTTGGAAAACAAAAGCGGATTAAATCGCCTAACAAGCGATGATCATGATCATCTGGACCCGGTCCCAGTTCCAGTTTCAAGTCCAAAACACACGACTCTTACTGTATGGAAACGATCGAGCATGAGCTTCCATGGCACTGATGGCTTCACTGTGTATGATCGCAATGGAAAGCTGGCTTTCCGCGTTGACAACTACTCCAGAAACAGCCATGTTCGAAGCCGCTGGTCTTGCTCTTCTGTTAACACTCACGGTGGCGCCGGAtgcggtggtggtggcggtggtggtgctCTTGTCCTCATGGACGGATCCGGCATTCCGTTAATTACCCTCAAACCACAG ATTTTCAGTATTCAAAACCAGTGGAATGGATGTATATATAGAGAAGATGATAACATATCATCAAAGAGCAACAGAAGAATCTTCATGATGAGGAGACCATCTTCGTCTATGATGGTTTTAGGAAGAACAAAAAACGAGCAAGATGAATGCGAGGCTGAAGTCTTCTTCACAGGCACGACGACTGAGCACCAAAACCATCATCATGCAGAATCGGAAaccggtggtggcggtggttgtGATTCAAGAAAACTATTACGCAAACCTGATTTCAGAATAGAAGGTTCGTTTTGGAATCGTAATTGCAAGATCAAGAGCACCGGTAGCGGAGAAGTGGCGGCCCAAATTATGAGGAAGAGAACAGCTCCGGGAGCGGCGATGATGAGTGGTGGCAGTAGCAGCACTGGTAGTACGATAATATTGAGTGAAGAAGTATTTACCCTGGTGGTGAATCCAGGTTTCGACCCTCAACTCATCATGGCTTTTGTTGTTGTTCTTGATCGGATATGTTTCAAGCCTTTTTTCACTCATCTCATGTGTTAA